The proteins below are encoded in one region of Apium graveolens cultivar Ventura chromosome 4, ASM990537v1, whole genome shotgun sequence:
- the LOC141720093 gene encoding uncharacterized protein LOC141720093: MRCLRTFDASHTAIENLPDSIVHAKQLVRLRLYSCKKLVKLPMHFGYVEGLRTFIARSTAIEELPHSFSGLVNLVELDLMYSRNLRNLPNNIWMLKSLKVLNLAFCSKLEQLPEQLGMMQCLEELRASDTTIEGLPDSIGLLSRLKVLDLRSCKNLKYLPNSMRNLTSLVTFIIHHKDIIRNGSELLKNMNRLECLALRCDIRLCLPVILNISSLKQLILTDEGKSFSSTKPLCNLSLSKLPNLHYLQLENCTGLGASFPDLPPNLTHLTLHNHALLQQMPNLSMKQLTSLCIESCISLQSLPPLPPHLLSLRVHNCTSLQDLPDLLMIKKLIYLSITECNNLKVISLEQGSLQVGKDNFPSFRATLPNMEIAGWFSHKRTGRAVSLDIPPNSGDNFLGVALWVVYKCKTTVPLSYIRAVIINETEGTKKNHDILIHTDTVSVQSNVECIRGDRISLRSGNRLHVSFQKSLYSSKGYLKVPTGVVEVEMCGAHVIQNSRVQLKFH; this comes from the exons ATGAGATGCTTAAGGACATTCGATGCAAGTCATACGGCAATAGAGAATCTGCCGGATTCAATTGTCCATGCGAAGCAATTGGTTCGCTTAAGATTGTACAGTTGCAAGAAGCTTGTAAAGTTACCTATGCATTTTGGGTACGTGGAAGGCTTAAGGACGTTTATTGCACGTTCTACTGCAATCGAAGAACTGCCACACTCATTTTCAGGCCTGGTTAATTTGGTTGAGCTAGATTTGATGTATAGCAGAAACCTTAGGAATCTTCCAAATAACATATGGATGCTGAAGTCGCTTAAAGTTCTAAATCTGGCTTTCTGTTCGAAGCTTGAGCAATTGCCTGAGCAATTGGGGATGATGCAATGCTTAGAAGAGCTTAGAGCATCTGATACAACAATTGAAGGATTACCAGATTCTATTGGACTATTGAGTAGGTTAAAAGTGTTGGATTTGCGTTCCTGCAAGAATCTTAAATATCTGCCCAATAGCATGAGGAACCTTACATCACTTGTGACCTTCATCATTCACCACAAAGATATTATCAGAAATGGGTCTGAGTTACTAAAAAATATGAACAGGTTGGAATGTTTGGCTCTGAGATGTGATATAAGATTATGTCTTCCTGTCATACTGAATATCTCTTCTTTGAAACAATTGATTCTTACTGATGAAGGCAAAAGTTTCTCTTCTACAAAACCTCTTTGTAACTTAAGTCTGTCTAAGCTTCCCAACCTACATTATCTTCAACTGGAAAACTGTACAGGTCTTGGGGCCTCCTTTCCAGACCTTCCTCCAAATCTAACACACTTAACCCTACATAACCACGCGTTACTGCAACAAATGCCCAATTTATCGATGAAACAGTTGACCAGTTTGTGTATAGAGAGCTGCATCAGCCTCCAATCACTTCCGCCACTTCCTCCTCATCTTTTGTCTCTTAGAGTTCATAATTGCACAAGCCTGCAAGATCTACCAGATTTATTAATGATCAAGAAATTGATTTATTTAAGTATTACTGAGTGCAACAATCTGAAAGTGATTAGTTTAGAACAGGGCTCTCTtcag GTAGGAAAAGACAACTTTCCTTCATTTAGAGCTACACTACCAAACATGGAAATTGCGGGATGGTTCAGCCACAAAAGAACAGGGCGTGCAGTGTCTTTAGATATTCCACCGAACTCGGGAGATAACTTCTTAGGTGTTGCACTCTGGGTTGTTTACAAATGCAAAACCACTGTTCCTTTGTCCTACATTAGAGCTGTTATCATCAATGAAACAGAAGGCACTAAAAAAAATCATGACATCCTCATACATACCGATACAGTGAGTGTACAGTCCAATGTAGAATGCATAAGGGGAGATAGAATCTCATTAAGAAGCGGAAATAGACTTCATGTTTCATTCCAGAAGTCATTATATTCCAGTAAAGGATATTTAAAAGTTCCGACCGGGGTAGTAGAGGTAGAGATGTGCGGGGCTCATGTGATACAAAATTCACGAGTCCAACTTAAGTTTCATTGA